A region of the Nitrososphaerales archaeon genome:
GATTTCATTGGTAAAGGATTCAGATTCGGCACAGGCTATATGTGAACATCGTGAACATCTATCTCCACTCTATCAGATTTATTATCTACAGGAGTTGGTGAAACGCCCCCCTCGTGATATAAGGTGCTTCGTAATCGGTGATAGAGCTGTAGCTGCCATATACAGAGTTTCTACGACTGGTGATTGGAGGACGAACACCGCAAGGGGGGCGAAGGCTGTGAATTGCCCTATTACCAATGAACTGGAGGATCTGTGTGTCAAAGCGGCTAAAGCGATCGGAGATGGTATATTTGGAGTCGATTGTATGGAGTCTCCAGATGGTCTCGTAGTACATGAAGTCAATCATACGATCGAATTCAAGAACACGGTCCCTGCTACTGGTGTAGATATACCGGGCTTGATCATCGATTACTTGATGGAAGTTGCAAAGTGAATACTAAAGTTGGGTATCGATGAAGTAGAATTCTTAATAAATATGTTAAGGATCTATAGCCCTCCTCGCAAAGAGGAGAAGTTGGCTAAAAGGTTAGCCGAATGGATGAAAGAGGATTTAGGATTTAAAAAGGTATGGATGGATAGGGTGAATAACGTATTTGGAGAGATCGGTTCTGGAAAACCTACCATATTACTATGTGGTCATATGGATACTGTACCGGGTTTTAGGGCCGTTAAGGTTGAAGGTGATAGGATTTATGGGCGTGGTGCAGTAGATGCAAAATCGGCCTTGGCCGCGATGATCATCGCGACCTCAAGGTTAAGTGGCGATGATCTCCAAGGGAGGGTGATCGTAGCTGCAGTGGTGGATGAAGAAGGTAATAGTTTAGGCATTAAGGAATTGATAAAAGAGAATCTAAATGTCGATTACGGGATATTTGGGGAGCCTGGTGGTATCGCTAGTATCACTATAGGTTATCGTGGGAGTATCTGCTTGAAGATAGTCTGTATAACACCGACGGGCCATGCGAGCGCACCTTGGATCGCGAATGGAGGTGCGATTCAAAGAGCCTTTGAAGTATGGCAAAGTATACAAGCATACATCTCGAAGCAAGAGAGGGGTAAGGTTGATGATGATACTCATAGATCGTTGACCGCTTCTCTAATAAAGATTCATGGCGGCTCGTTACATACTATACTACCAAATCGGTGTGAGATGGTGATAAATGTGAGGGTGCCTGTAGGCTATTCGTCATCAAAGGTCAGTGAAGAATTGAATGGTATCATTTCGAAATTCAATATCGATGAAACGAAGGTATTAACCGAAATTATCGATATAACCGAACCGTTCAAGGTCGATGTAAACTCTCCTGTAGTGAGGGCTTTAGTAAGAGCGATTCTCAATACACAAGGTATAAGGCCCAGATTGATCTATAAAACCGGTACTGGCGATATGAATATCCTGGGCAACGTATTAAAAATCCCTGTAGCGACGTATGGTCCAGGAAACCCTCGTTTATCTCACACCCCTGATGAATATATTGAGATAAAAGAATATTTAGAGAGTATTAGAGTTTATCATAGGGCTATACTCGAATTATTTAAAATTCATAAATGATGAACCTTCTCAAATAAAAGATGGTTCCAGATCAATTTTTCAATTTTTTATCACTCTATATTTGCATGCCTCTTTTTTAACTCTTCTTCACTCATTTTGAGCTTATCCAGTAGCACAACTACCATCGCATCGAATAGAATCATGCATGAATCCTCAAAGAGTGTACCAAGTGGGGCGAGTGGTTCATGGAGCCCCAAAATTTGGCGAGAAAAATAATCTCTCCCACTTTCTTCAGATCCTAAGATCCTCCCCTTTACTTCGATGATGTAATCTGCCAATCTTCCTAGGGGTGAGTCCGGGAATGAAGTCACCGCCAAGACCTTCGCACCGACATGCTTTGCAGCCTCGACAGCGGCGACTACGAGCCTCGTAGTCCCTGAACCTGAGACTGCTATAACTAGATCTTTTTCATCGATCGATGGTACTAAAGTATCTCCTAACACATGTACGTTGTAACCTAGATGCAGTAATCGGAGGGCGAAGGCTTTAGCGACCAGACTACTTCTACCAGCACCCACCACTAGGATCTTATTATTTCGATGCTTGAGAAGGACATCTATACCAATACCGATCTGTTCTTCCGAGACCTTCGATAGGTTTTGAGTGATCATCGTCGTTAGACCGAAGATACTGCTCTTAACAGCTGCACCAGCGTTTTCACTCAAACCCAACCCCCAATTAATTATCAATCGCCCGGTTGAAAAACTTTTCACAAACTAAAATACATGTAGGAGTAAATGGCAAAGACGAATAGTATTATACTTAATACAATTGCGATTTTATCTCTATTGCGCATCTTTAACACGTATAGACTTGTAGGCCTTTTTGTTGCACCGTAAGCCCTTACCTCCATCGCCTCTGCCAATTCGCTACTTCTCATTATGGCGTCTATCACAAGAGGTACGAGTATCGGTATGAAGTTCTTAACCCTTTTATGAAAACGGCCTTTATCGAGCTCTAAACCTCTCGATCTTTGAGCATCTATGATCTGTAAAGCATCTATCATGAGTACTGGTACGAAGCGTACCGCAGTCACAAAGGCGAATATGATATCTTGGGGTAAACGAAACCACTTCATCACATATTCTAATTCATCTGGTGAGGTGGTGAGGAAGAAGAAGGATGTAGAAGTTATGATGGCTACAAATCTGAGTGCTAAAACGAGGGCTACTATCAAACCATAACCAAGGAGGAGGTTGATCAAAAATATGAAGATGGCGAACGTAGACGAAAGTAACGTTGTTCGCCCCATTCTCTTCAATATACGGCCCATCAAAGCTAGGCTTACAATGGTAAGTAATGTTATCGAAATCTTGATCAATGAGTCACTGATCAGGGCGAGTGTAAATAACATCAACGAGATTAACAATCTGACCCGAGGATCGAGCCTTTGTATGATCGAATCGGTCCTTCGAAATAAGAAGCCACTTGCAATCCAATACACATCTATCGACCTCGAAGACCTCGGAGATTATTAATAAACCAGGCTCTCGCTTCATAAACATTTGGAAAGGGCTTCTCCGGCCTTACTCTTAACCTTTCGTAAAGCTCTACCAGTTGGGGCTTGATCAAATGTGCCTCCTTAATCAATGAATTATTATGGAATACCTCCTCTGAAAGCGAGTCTGCTATTATCCTCCCTTTCGACATGATTATCATCCTTGGCTGAAGAGGCCAGATGAATTCGATGTCATGAGATACTATAATGACAGTTTTGTTTTGAGTTAGTAGCATCTTTATAATCTGACCGAGCCGCTCTTTCTGAATAAAGTCTTGACCGACGGTGGGCTCATCCAATATGAGGACCTTCGGATCCCACGCTAAAACGACTGCTAAGCAGAGCCTCTTTTTCTCTCCCCCACTTAATATAAATGGAGATGATCTACGATAATCTTCAAGATCAAAAAATTTAAGAGCCCACTCTACACGCCTCTTAATTACATCCTCTGTGAAACCAAAGTTCCTTAAACCGAATTTAATTTCATCTTCAACGCTCTCCGAGAATAGTTGATGATCTGGATTTTGAAAGACGATGCCCACTTTGCGAGAAAGTTCGGCAACACTCACCTTTCTCGTATCTAAACCATCCACCAACACTCTACCAACCGAAGGCTTTAAAAGGCCGTTGATATGCCTTATGAGCGTAGTCTTACCAGCACCATTCTCACCTACAATAGCTATCAATTCACCATCCTTGATTTGAATATTGATATCTTTAAGGGCTGTAACTCCGCTCGGATACGTATAGGTTACAGATTCAAATGTTATCACGGAGAATCACATTCAACCTATCTGCAAGTTCTATCGTCGATAAACTTACTCTACCCAGATTCACACCAGCTTCTCTTAAAAGGTTTTGCAATCTTATGATAGTAGGTACACTCACTCCTATCAACATCACTTCCTTTCTCGTTAAAACTTCTTCTGGTCTACCATCTAAGATTATTCTCCCTTCATTCATGACCACGATTCTTGAAGCAACATTTAAGAGGAGATCGAGCCTATGCTCTACGATCAACACCGTAATCTCTAATGTATCATGAAGCTTTTTAACAAGGTCGATCAACTCTCGTGCTGTGTAAGGGTCGAGCAACGAAGTCGGTTCATCGAGGATCAGTATGCGTGGTTTCATAGCTATAACGCCAGCCAATGCAACCCTTTGCTTCTGCCCATCCGAAAGTTCATAAGGTGCCCTCTCCATCAGATCTGTTATTCCCAAAAGCTCACACGCCCACCTTACTCTCTCCTGAATTTCATCCCTCGGCAATTGTAGATTTTCGAGACCAAATGCTACATCACGCTCAACAGAGAACATAAAGATCTGATTTTCAGGATTTTGAAATACGAAGCCGATCCTTTTAGCTAACTCGCTTATCGGTGTTTGAGAGACGTCAAGACCATCTACAATCACACTACCTGAACGGATTCCGCTG
Encoded here:
- a CDS encoding ATP-binding cassette domain-containing protein; translated protein: MSKLISIKDYSFTYAGSSKPALTDVNLDVGEGEMVIIAGPSGCGKSTLLRSLIGLIPHMYSGIRSGSVIVDGLDVSQTPISELAKRIGFVFQNPENQIFMFSVERDVAFGLENLQLPRDEIQERVRWACELLGITDLMERAPYELSDGQKQRVALAGVIAMKPRILILDEPTSLLDPYTARELIDLVKKLHDTLEITVLIVEHRLDLLLNVASRIVVMNEGRIILDGRPEEVLTRKEVMLIGVSVPTIIRLQNLLREAGVNLGRVSLSTIELADRLNVILRDNI
- a CDS encoding SIS domain-containing protein; protein product: MSENAGAAVKSSIFGLTTMITQNLSKVSEEQIGIGIDVLLKHRNNKILVVGAGRSSLVAKAFALRLLHLGYNVHVLGDTLVPSIDEKDLVIAVSGSGTTRLVVAAVEAAKHVGAKVLAVTSFPDSPLGRLADYIIEVKGRILGSEESGRDYFSRQILGLHEPLAPLGTLFEDSCMILFDAMVVVLLDKLKMSEEELKKRHANIE
- the lysX gene encoding lysine biosynthesis protein LysX, with the translated sequence MKISMVYDYVRWEEKSIIEAAKRKNVELQLVNPTDLYFDLNDNGLKSKFGDVVLQRCVSYFRNLHLTALLESKGLKVVNCFNAILTAGNKLFCTLKLMNAGVPMPKTMVSFSTKGSLRALDELGYPAIMKPTIGSWGRLISLVKDSDSAQAICEHREHLSPLYQIYYLQELVKRPPRDIRCFVIGDRAVAAIYRVSTTGDWRTNTARGAKAVNCPITNELEDLCVKAAKAIGDGIFGVDCMESPDGLVVHEVNHTIEFKNTVPATGVDIPGLIIDYLMEVAK
- a CDS encoding energy-coupling factor ABC transporter ATP-binding protein — its product is MITFESVTYTYPSGVTALKDINIQIKDGELIAIVGENGAGKTTLIRHINGLLKPSVGRVLVDGLDTRKVSVAELSRKVGIVFQNPDHQLFSESVEDEIKFGLRNFGFTEDVIKRRVEWALKFFDLEDYRRSSPFILSGGEKKRLCLAVVLAWDPKVLILDEPTVGQDFIQKERLGQIIKMLLTQNKTVIIVSHDIEFIWPLQPRMIIMSKGRIIADSLSEEVFHNNSLIKEAHLIKPQLVELYERLRVRPEKPFPNVYEARAWFINNLRGLRGR
- a CDS encoding energy-coupling factor transporter transmembrane protein EcfT is translated as MYWIASGFLFRRTDSIIQRLDPRVRLLISLMLFTLALISDSLIKISITLLTIVSLALMGRILKRMGRTTLLSSTFAIFIFLINLLLGYGLIVALVLALRFVAIITSTSFFFLTTSPDELEYVMKWFRLPQDIIFAFVTAVRFVPVLMIDALQIIDAQRSRGLELDKGRFHKRVKNFIPILVPLVIDAIMRSSELAEAMEVRAYGATKRPTSLYVLKMRNRDKIAIVLSIILFVFAIYSYMYFSL
- a CDS encoding M20/M25/M40 family metallo-hydrolase — translated: MGIDEVEFLINMLRIYSPPRKEEKLAKRLAEWMKEDLGFKKVWMDRVNNVFGEIGSGKPTILLCGHMDTVPGFRAVKVEGDRIYGRGAVDAKSALAAMIIATSRLSGDDLQGRVIVAAVVDEEGNSLGIKELIKENLNVDYGIFGEPGGIASITIGYRGSICLKIVCITPTGHASAPWIANGGAIQRAFEVWQSIQAYISKQERGKVDDDTHRSLTASLIKIHGGSLHTILPNRCEMVINVRVPVGYSSSKVSEELNGIISKFNIDETKVLTEIIDITEPFKVDVNSPVVRALVRAILNTQGIRPRLIYKTGTGDMNILGNVLKIPVATYGPGNPRLSHTPDEYIEIKEYLESIRVYHRAILELFKIHK